One region of Mucilaginibacter sp. 14171R-50 genomic DNA includes:
- a CDS encoding PhoH family protein — translation MNELKLSIEQINPAVLWGPNNDHFEIIKKQFPKLKIVARGSEVKVLGDEHELSTFREKFDLLVQHVEKFESLTAIDVERILGARASSLTAADGESTADKFASGEVLVFGPNGIMVKARTPNQRRMVDSLAKSDILFAIGPAGTGKTYTAVALAVRALKNKEIKRIILTRPAVEAGENLGFLPGDLKEKIDPYLRPLYDALDDMIPAEKLKLYLENRTIEIAPLAFMRGRTLDNCFVILDEAQNATDMQLKMFLTRMGPSAKFIVTGDVTQIDLPKKQQSGLYTALRILTDIKGIDIVYLSGEDVVRHKLVKRILEAYGDIQ, via the coding sequence TTGAACGAGCTAAAGTTATCAATTGAGCAAATAAACCCCGCAGTTTTATGGGGACCGAATAACGATCATTTCGAGATCATAAAAAAGCAATTCCCTAAGCTTAAAATAGTTGCACGAGGCAGCGAAGTAAAAGTTTTGGGCGACGAACACGAGTTAAGCACCTTTCGCGAAAAGTTCGACCTGCTGGTGCAGCATGTAGAAAAATTTGAGAGCTTAACCGCAATTGATGTAGAGCGCATTTTAGGCGCCAGGGCATCGTCGTTAACCGCGGCTGATGGTGAAAGCACCGCCGATAAATTTGCCAGCGGCGAGGTATTGGTATTTGGTCCTAACGGCATTATGGTTAAGGCGCGTACGCCAAACCAGCGCCGCATGGTTGATAGCCTGGCTAAAAGCGATATACTTTTTGCTATTGGGCCGGCCGGTACCGGTAAAACCTACACTGCTGTTGCACTGGCCGTAAGGGCGCTAAAAAACAAGGAGATAAAACGTATTATACTTACCCGCCCTGCGGTGGAGGCAGGGGAGAACCTGGGCTTTTTACCGGGCGACCTGAAAGAAAAGATAGACCCGTATTTGCGCCCTTTATATGATGCGCTGGATGATATGATACCCGCAGAAAAGCTAAAGCTTTACCTGGAAAACCGCACCATTGAGATAGCCCCGCTGGCGTTTATGCGCGGCCGCACGCTTGATAATTGCTTTGTGATATTGGATGAGGCGCAGAACGCTACGGATATGCAGCTGAAGATGTTCCTGACGCGTATGGGTCCATCGGCTAAGTTTATTGTTACCGGGGATGTTACGCAGATAGATCTGCCAAAGAAACAGCAATCGGGTTTATACACCGCGCTGCGCATATTAACTGATATAAAAGGTATAGATATTGTTTACCTAAGCGGCGAAGACGTAGTGCGCCACAAACTGGTAAAACGCATTTTAGAAGCTTACGGGGACATTCAATAA
- a CDS encoding MlaD family protein, which translates to MKISNETKIGALTAVALTVLILGYSFLKGNDVFSGSNKFYAVYRSVEGLTVSKPVLVNGFQIGRVSKMELHADGRTTVEFKVDDKYDIPDNTLAKLQSTDLLGGKAIVFELGNSNKYAEDRDTLRADIQGSLAESLQPIQKKAEVLISKVDSALGAINKIMNPTFQKNVDRSFASIANSLQTLEGTTKKIDAIVGAQTSHINGIMANAEAASGNLKNSSAHLTGISNNFERFSTDLASSNIKGTLDNANKAVADLQATMAKINSTQGSLGLLMNDTKMYDNLNSASSNLNNLFIDIKAHPSRYVHFSVFGKKGD; encoded by the coding sequence ATGAAAATATCTAACGAAACCAAGATCGGAGCCCTTACTGCCGTAGCATTAACCGTTTTAATATTAGGATACAGCTTTTTAAAAGGTAACGATGTTTTTTCGGGATCTAATAAATTTTATGCCGTTTACCGCAGCGTTGAGGGCTTAACCGTATCAAAACCTGTTTTGGTAAATGGCTTTCAAATCGGGCGGGTATCAAAAATGGAACTTCATGCTGATGGCCGCACTACCGTTGAGTTTAAGGTAGACGATAAATATGACATACCCGATAACACCCTGGCCAAACTGCAAAGCACCGACCTTTTGGGCGGCAAGGCTATAGTTTTTGAGCTGGGCAACAGTAACAAGTATGCCGAAGACCGCGATACTCTGCGGGCGGATATACAGGGCAGCCTGGCCGAAAGCCTGCAGCCTATTCAAAAAAAAGCTGAAGTGCTTATTTCAAAGGTAGATTCTGCCTTAGGCGCGATTAATAAAATAATGAACCCCACCTTCCAGAAAAACGTGGACAGGAGCTTTGCCAGCATTGCCAACTCATTACAAACTTTAGAAGGTACAACCAAAAAGATAGATGCCATTGTAGGTGCGCAAACCAGCCACATCAACGGCATTATGGCTAACGCGGAAGCAGCCTCAGGTAATTTGAAGAACAGCAGCGCGCATTTAACCGGTATATCAAACAATTTTGAACGGTTTAGTACCGATCTGGCTAGCTCAAACATTAAGGGTACGTTAGACAATGCCAATAAGGCTGTTGCCGATCTGCAGGCAACTATGGCCAAAATAAACAGCACACAGGGTTCGCTTGGCCTGTTGATGAACGATACCAAAATGTACGATAACCTTAACTCGGCATCAAGCAATTTAAATAACTTGTTTATTGATATCAAAGCACACCCAAGCCGTTATGTGCACTTCTCGGTATTTGGCAAAAAGGGAGATTGA
- a CDS encoding S-adenosyl-l-methionine hydroxide adenosyltransferase family protein — translation MAIITLTTDLGDKDIYQAALKGSIYKLLPTVNIVDITNNVAAFNVQQAAFILKNSFYYFPDDTVHLIGIDTVYNTQTRYLAIRYKNHYFVGADNGIFSLMFDQEPEEIVEINIMQDLKFLHFPLADIFVKAACHLANGGTLNQIGLPVTSVENKMNLHPVIEKNLIKGAVIYIDAFQNVITNITKEFFNRVQQGRRFVLYFKRNETINQLSWHYNEVPEGEKLCLFGISDHLEIAINKGNASGLLGLNLGDSVIIDFQ, via the coding sequence ATGGCAATTATAACTTTAACTACTGATCTGGGCGATAAAGATATTTATCAGGCTGCCCTTAAAGGTAGTATTTATAAATTGCTGCCAACAGTAAATATTGTTGATATTACTAACAATGTTGCGGCCTTTAATGTGCAGCAGGCAGCCTTTATCTTGAAGAACAGTTTCTACTATTTCCCGGATGATACCGTTCACCTGATAGGCATTGATACTGTGTACAATACGCAAACCCGGTACCTGGCCATCAGGTATAAAAACCACTATTTTGTAGGTGCTGATAATGGTATATTTTCGCTGATGTTTGACCAGGAGCCGGAAGAGATTGTGGAAATAAATATTATGCAGGACCTCAAATTCCTGCACTTCCCGCTGGCAGATATTTTTGTAAAAGCAGCCTGCCACCTGGCCAACGGCGGTACGCTTAACCAGATAGGCCTGCCGGTAACCAGCGTTGAAAATAAAATGAACCTGCACCCCGTTATAGAAAAGAACCTGATCAAAGGCGCGGTAATTTATATCGATGCATTCCAGAACGTGATAACCAACATCACCAAGGAGTTTTTTAACCGTGTGCAGCAGGGCCGCCGGTTTGTATTATACTTTAAACGCAACGAAACCATAAACCAGCTTAGCTGGCATTATAACGAAGTACCCGAAGGCGAAAAGCTTTGTTTGTTCGGGATCAGCGATCACCTGGAGATTGCCATCAACAAAGGCAATGCCAGCGGACTTTTAGGCCTAAACCTTGGCGATAGTGTAATTATTGATTTTCAGTAA
- a CDS encoding STAS domain-containing protein: protein MKFTVDKHEKYILIKLNESKLNSLVTPQLKSELILINTEGQRNIILDLSQVKFADSSGLSSLLVGHRLCKNAAGTFILCGLNDAVSRLVTISQLDNVLSIVPTCEEGIDLIFMEEIERELKKEVR, encoded by the coding sequence ATGAAATTTACGGTTGACAAGCACGAGAAATATATTCTGATAAAGCTTAACGAATCAAAGTTAAACTCACTGGTTACCCCCCAGCTAAAATCAGAATTGATACTGATCAATACCGAAGGGCAGCGTAATATTATCCTCGACCTTTCGCAAGTGAAGTTTGCTGATTCATCGGGCTTAAGCAGTTTATTGGTGGGGCATCGCTTATGTAAAAATGCAGCCGGTACGTTTATTTTATGCGGATTGAACGACGCTGTTTCGCGTTTAGTTACCATATCACAGCTGGATAATGTACTTTCTATTGTTCCGACATGCGAAGAAGGTATCGACCTGATTTTTATGGAAGAAATTGAAAGGGAATTAAAGAAAGAAGTTAGATAA
- a CDS encoding phosphoribosylaminoimidazolesuccinocarboxamide synthase, translating into MDAIKETHFNFERQTNYYKGKVRDVYTIDNKYLAMVVTDRISAFDVVLPEAIPYKGQVLNQIAAKFLQATADILPNWVISVPDPSVTIGRICEPFKVEMVIRGYLAGHAAREYALGKRQVCGVSLPEGLKENDILPEPIITPTTKASVGHDEDISREEILAKGIVSEADYIQLENYTRRLFERGTEIAAKQGLILVDTKYEFGKAGDTIYLIDEIHTPDSSRYFYSEGYAQRQQTGEPQKQLSKEFVRKWLIENGFQGKDGQKVPEMTEEIVRSISERYIELYEQITGETFVKPEQTNVLDRVENAIKEALAAL; encoded by the coding sequence ATGGACGCAATAAAGGAAACACATTTTAATTTTGAAAGGCAAACCAACTATTACAAGGGTAAGGTTAGGGATGTATATACCATAGATAATAAATACCTGGCCATGGTGGTTACCGACCGCATATCAGCCTTTGATGTGGTACTGCCCGAGGCCATCCCTTACAAGGGACAGGTGCTTAACCAGATAGCGGCAAAGTTTTTACAGGCCACAGCCGATATTCTACCAAACTGGGTTATCAGTGTGCCAGACCCGAGTGTTACCATTGGCCGTATCTGCGAACCGTTTAAGGTAGAGATGGTGATACGCGGCTACCTGGCCGGACACGCGGCGCGTGAGTATGCGCTGGGAAAACGCCAGGTTTGCGGTGTTTCCCTGCCAGAAGGTCTAAAAGAAAACGATATACTGCCTGAGCCCATCATTACCCCAACTACCAAAGCATCGGTAGGGCATGATGAGGATATATCCCGTGAGGAAATACTGGCTAAAGGCATTGTGAGCGAAGCCGACTATATACAACTGGAAAATTACACCCGCCGGCTATTTGAGCGCGGTACCGAAATTGCCGCCAAACAAGGTCTAATACTGGTTGATACCAAATACGAATTTGGCAAGGCAGGCGACACTATTTACCTGATAGACGAGATACATACGCCCGATTCGTCCAGGTACTTTTACAGCGAAGGGTACGCGCAACGTCAGCAAACTGGCGAGCCGCAAAAACAACTCTCGAAAGAGTTTGTTAGAAAATGGCTTATCGAAAACGGTTTTCAGGGCAAGGATGGCCAAAAGGTTCCGGAGATGACAGAAGAAATTGTACGATCGATTTCTGAAAGGTATATTGAACTGTATGAGCAAATTACGGGCGAAACCTTTGTTAAACCGGAACAAACAAACGTATTAGATCGTGTGGAAAACGCCATAAAGGAAGCTTTAGCCGCTTTATAG
- a CDS encoding ABC transporter ATP-binding protein, protein MARGRLNSSSKAEAELPKAKLNAASLRKVGKLLSYIKPYKVKFIGGLLFLVVSSLVGLAFPGFFGALIDASQGTKRYSFVPADLKTIGEAAVVVLFLQGFVSYFRITWFVQVAEKSLAAIRRDTYFRLITLPMNFFANRRVGELNSRISADLSQIQETLTTTFAEVIRQLIILVGGISLLIIISWKLTIALLVVLPVLIVVAIVFGKFIRSISREAQDQLAESNTIVEETLQGIANVKAFVNEAFEAGRYDKTLQRVVSIAVRGAKYRGLFGAFIVFCLFGTVFCEIWYGSYLVSIHDKGMTFGQLTNFIVYAAFISAAMGSLPDLYANIQKAVGASERVLEILDEKGENVSINASENVIKQKLHGNLAFNNVVFAYPSRSELTVLNDVSFTANAGQRVAIVGPSGSGKSTMAALILQFYHPQSGSIYFDGLDADEYALTDIRNQVAIVPQDVLLFGGTILENIAYGKLDASKDEIIEAAKKANADQFITSFPEGYDTIVGERGVKLSGGQRQRIAIARALLKNPAILILDEATSSLDSESERLVQDALEVLMKGRTSIIIAHRLSTIREADKIIVLEKGNIIETGNHQELIANEQGLYRYLSQLQFETAQG, encoded by the coding sequence ATGGCACGAGGACGGTTAAACAGCAGCAGTAAAGCGGAAGCAGAATTACCAAAAGCAAAATTGAACGCAGCGAGCCTAAGAAAGGTAGGTAAACTATTAAGTTACATCAAACCATATAAAGTAAAGTTCATAGGTGGATTGCTGTTCCTTGTTGTTTCAAGTTTAGTGGGTTTGGCCTTTCCCGGCTTTTTTGGTGCGCTTATCGACGCTTCGCAGGGTACCAAGCGTTATAGCTTTGTACCTGCCGACCTAAAGACGATCGGCGAAGCTGCAGTTGTCGTGTTGTTTCTTCAAGGATTTGTTTCGTATTTCCGGATTACCTGGTTTGTACAGGTCGCAGAAAAGTCATTAGCCGCTATTCGTCGCGATACTTATTTCAGGCTTATTACCCTTCCTATGAATTTTTTTGCCAATCGTCGGGTTGGTGAACTAAACAGCAGAATAAGCGCTGACCTATCGCAGATTCAGGAAACGTTAACAACAACGTTCGCCGAGGTGATAAGGCAACTAATAATATTGGTAGGTGGTATAAGTTTATTAATTATAATTTCCTGGAAGCTTACAATCGCTTTATTAGTTGTGCTCCCAGTATTAATAGTTGTTGCTATCGTATTTGGAAAATTTATTCGAAGCATATCGCGCGAAGCACAGGATCAATTGGCAGAATCTAATACAATAGTGGAAGAAACGCTGCAAGGTATTGCAAATGTTAAGGCATTTGTAAACGAAGCTTTTGAAGCCGGAAGATATGACAAGACATTGCAACGCGTAGTATCCATTGCGGTTAGAGGCGCTAAGTATAGGGGACTATTCGGTGCTTTTATTGTGTTTTGTCTTTTTGGCACCGTGTTTTGTGAGATATGGTATGGATCGTACCTTGTTTCTATTCACGATAAGGGGATGACATTTGGTCAACTTACTAATTTCATAGTTTACGCAGCGTTTATTAGCGCTGCAATGGGTAGCCTACCAGATTTATACGCCAATATTCAAAAAGCGGTTGGCGCCAGCGAGCGGGTGTTAGAGATACTGGACGAAAAGGGCGAAAATGTTTCTATTAACGCAAGCGAGAATGTTATAAAACAAAAGCTACACGGTAACCTGGCTTTCAACAATGTAGTGTTTGCGTACCCTTCCCGTTCAGAACTGACGGTTTTGAATGATGTTTCATTTACAGCAAATGCAGGGCAGCGCGTGGCTATTGTAGGACCAAGCGGTTCGGGTAAGTCTACTATGGCGGCGTTGATATTACAATTTTATCATCCGCAAAGCGGAAGTATATATTTTGACGGGTTGGACGCGGATGAGTATGCCCTTACCGATATCCGTAACCAGGTGGCTATTGTTCCGCAGGATGTATTGCTGTTTGGCGGTACCATCTTAGAGAACATTGCTTATGGCAAACTTGATGCAAGTAAGGACGAAATTATCGAGGCAGCCAAAAAAGCCAACGCCGACCAATTTATCACCTCGTTCCCCGAAGGATATGATACCATTGTTGGTGAGCGGGGTGTTAAACTTTCGGGCGGTCAGCGCCAGCGTATCGCTATTGCCCGTGCCCTACTTAAAAACCCGGCGATACTCATATTGGATGAAGCTACCTCATCGCTCGATTCGGAATCAGAACGTTTGGTCCAGGATGCGCTGGAGGTGCTGATGAAAGGCCGCACATCGATCATTATCGCTCACCGTTTATCAACCATCCGCGAAGCAGATAAAATTATCGTGTTGGAAAAAGGTAACATCATCGAGACCGGCAACCACCAGGAACTGATAGCCAACGAACAGGGCTTATACCGGTATTTAAGCCAGCTGCAGTTCGAAACCGCGCAGGGATAA
- a CDS encoding N-acetylmuramoyl-L-alanine amidase, which translates to MKNKILNRLKRAICGVGAIIVCFSLFSFTSVDHPKNDTLVNNSFKLRTIIIDAGHGVKPDNAPPGHYSRGASGSFSSERNVTLAIALKLQKAIEKDLDGVNAVLTRTTEDDVSFERRAQIANENKGNLFISIHCNSLADKVVRQRVGTRRGRAVYKSVRVPDRSGKGALMLVYGLHRSREEQNAIKNNKIEDDSDLNGDGLDPNDPVVIILTDAYMRKFRKQSVKIANLISTEFVDTDGRRSEGLREQGIYVLCHAAMPSVLVETGYINNPDDEEYLNSEAGQNEIVNSIVRAIKTYKTDVEQLAQ; encoded by the coding sequence ATGAAAAATAAAATATTGAACAGATTGAAAAGAGCGATTTGTGGCGTTGGTGCAATAATAGTTTGCTTTTCATTGTTTTCGTTTACATCAGTAGATCATCCAAAAAACGACACGCTTGTAAATAATAGTTTTAAGCTGCGCACCATTATTATCGACGCCGGGCATGGTGTAAAACCCGACAACGCCCCCCCTGGCCATTATTCCCGCGGCGCCAGCGGCTCATTTTCGTCTGAAAGAAATGTAACGCTTGCTATTGCACTAAAATTGCAAAAGGCTATTGAAAAAGATCTGGACGGGGTAAATGCCGTTTTGACACGTACAACCGAGGACGATGTATCATTTGAAAGGCGGGCGCAGATAGCAAACGAGAATAAGGGGAACCTGTTCATCTCAATACATTGCAATTCGTTGGCAGACAAGGTAGTACGCCAGCGTGTTGGTACCCGGCGCGGCAGGGCGGTTTACAAATCCGTTCGTGTGCCAGATCGGTCCGGGAAAGGCGCCTTAATGCTGGTTTACGGCTTGCACCGCTCGCGCGAAGAACAAAATGCCATCAAGAACAATAAAATAGAAGATGACTCGGACCTGAACGGCGATGGATTAGACCCTAACGACCCGGTGGTTATTATCCTTACCGACGCTTATATGCGCAAATTTCGGAAACAAAGTGTAAAAATCGCAAACTTAATCAGCACAGAGTTTGTTGACACTGACGGCAGGCGCAGCGAAGGCCTAAGAGAACAAGGGATATATGTACTGTGCCATGCCGCTATGCCATCAGTACTGGTGGAGACCGGTTACATTAATAACCCCGACGACGAAGAGTACCTAAATTCGGAAGCCGGGCAAAATGAAATCGTAAATTCAATAGTACGGGCTATAAAAACTTATAAAACAGACGTTGAACAATTAGCGCAATAA
- a CDS encoding putative LPS assembly protein LptD, producing MASAKKGYHYLTVKDTIIKLDSVRDKKLLKVTSPQKVNANKNKAQSFNAPNPTSVLNTRQDTTPTAGGLKSVVKATAEDSSFVDNDHKMKYLYGKARVTYEDFELDAEYIRVDENKHEIFARGAIDPKTRRYIGRPLTKSGQEKPVASDSLVFNYTTKKVKIWNPASEQEGNYISGGLAKRINENEVAYRNVIFSTCDLPYPDTHFGIVITKGIGQKNRIISGPAYLEIAGVPLPLGIPFGFFPKPDSRTSGVILPTFGEDQKLGFYLRNLGYYVGINDNIDVTFMSSLYSKGSYELSANSRYLKRYKYGGNLTLSYGSHNYGLAGDPAVKDFNVAWTHSQDPNANPGTTFSASVNAGTSSFYRNSPGQNNYDLSRLTQNNLRSSISYGRTWVGTPFNLNVSLGHSQDLTQKTVTLELPTFSFNMSTLSPFDSKDRVGEQKWYQRITVGYSLVGTNKLNNIPEAELFKSNTLSKRLQSGLQHQIPVAFNATVLKYFQFNTGVNYTERWYLQSIRKKFDRGSRDAIIDTVAGFARAGEYSFNAGFSTKLYGTIPFKKGNITAIRHVSTPSISFNYRPDFGDPSYGYYRTAVSAATVPYPYYAQRYSIFEQSVYGGPSPGKQAGIGFSLDNTIEAKVRPKSTDTSGVARKIPILQGLTFSTFYNFAADSLKLSNINFSGHTSVLNEKVNINFSGSFDPYYTQVRDSITNGRLQNYIRRVNRFSWQQGKFPLLQSFSFSASGSLNPATFHPKATVPVGNTLQTMDPNQAQRLAMINSDPGAYIDFNIPWNISLNYSFNYNNNIINTSSSNTIMLSGDVSLTDKWKIQYNTNYDLKLGKLSDATSFAIYRDLHCWDLSIQWLPFGFYKSYNVTLKVKASILQDLKLSKRSDYTNNAGFY from the coding sequence ATGGCCTCTGCAAAAAAAGGCTATCATTACCTAACTGTTAAAGATACTATTATAAAACTTGATTCTGTTAGGGACAAGAAACTGCTTAAAGTTACCTCTCCGCAAAAAGTAAACGCCAACAAAAACAAAGCCCAAAGCTTTAACGCTCCAAATCCTACTTCAGTACTTAACACCAGGCAAGATACCACGCCAACGGCCGGCGGCCTTAAATCTGTTGTAAAGGCTACAGCCGAAGATTCGTCGTTTGTTGATAACGATCATAAGATGAAGTATCTGTACGGTAAGGCGCGGGTAACCTATGAAGATTTTGAGTTGGATGCCGAGTATATACGTGTTGACGAGAACAAACATGAGATATTTGCCCGCGGCGCCATCGACCCTAAAACAAGGCGTTATATTGGTCGCCCCTTAACCAAATCGGGGCAGGAAAAACCCGTTGCGTCCGATTCGTTGGTGTTTAACTACACTACCAAAAAAGTTAAAATATGGAACCCTGCATCTGAGCAGGAAGGTAACTATATATCGGGCGGGTTGGCCAAAAGGATAAACGAGAATGAGGTGGCTTACCGCAATGTGATATTCAGCACCTGCGACCTTCCTTATCCCGATACGCACTTCGGTATCGTAATTACGAAGGGCATAGGCCAAAAAAACCGCATCATATCCGGGCCTGCTTATTTAGAGATTGCGGGCGTGCCTTTGCCACTTGGCATACCGTTTGGTTTTTTTCCAAAGCCCGACTCACGTACCTCGGGGGTGATATTGCCAACCTTCGGCGAGGATCAAAAACTCGGCTTTTACCTGCGTAACCTGGGTTATTACGTTGGTATTAACGATAATATCGATGTTACCTTCATGTCCAGCTTATATTCAAAAGGATCGTACGAGTTAAGCGCTAATTCGCGTTATTTAAAACGTTATAAGTACGGCGGTAACCTAACCTTAAGCTACGGCTCGCACAACTATGGCCTGGCCGGTGACCCTGCCGTAAAAGATTTTAACGTGGCCTGGACACACTCACAGGACCCTAACGCAAATCCTGGTACAACATTCAGCGCATCGGTAAACGCGGGTACATCAAGCTTTTACCGCAACAGCCCGGGCCAGAACAATTACGATCTGTCACGACTCACTCAAAATAACTTACGATCAAGTATATCGTATGGCAGGACCTGGGTAGGTACACCGTTTAACCTTAACGTAAGTTTGGGCCACAGCCAGGACCTTACCCAAAAAACAGTAACGCTTGAGCTGCCTACCTTTAGCTTCAACATGTCTACCTTAAGTCCGTTTGACTCAAAAGACCGGGTGGGCGAACAAAAATGGTATCAGCGTATAACTGTTGGTTACAGCCTGGTAGGTACAAATAAACTCAATAACATACCCGAGGCGGAACTATTTAAATCGAATACACTTTCTAAGCGGCTGCAAAGCGGTTTGCAGCACCAGATACCTGTTGCCTTTAACGCTACCGTGTTAAAGTACTTTCAATTTAATACCGGTGTAAATTACACCGAGCGGTGGTATCTGCAAAGCATTCGTAAAAAATTTGACCGGGGATCGAGAGACGCGATAATTGATACCGTTGCAGGCTTTGCCCGTGCAGGCGAGTACAGCTTTAATGCAGGCTTTTCTACAAAATTATATGGTACCATACCGTTTAAAAAGGGAAATATAACAGCCATCAGGCACGTATCAACGCCGTCTATCAGTTTTAATTACCGCCCCGACTTTGGCGACCCCAGCTATGGCTATTATCGCACGGCGGTAAGCGCGGCAACGGTTCCTTATCCTTATTACGCGCAGCGATACTCAATTTTCGAGCAGTCGGTTTATGGTGGCCCGTCGCCAGGTAAACAGGCCGGTATAGGCTTTTCGCTCGATAATACCATCGAGGCAAAAGTTAGGCCCAAAAGCACAGACACATCGGGTGTGGCCCGTAAGATCCCTATTTTGCAGGGCTTAACTTTTTCTACCTTTTATAATTTCGCCGCCGACTCTTTAAAACTATCAAACATCAATTTTTCGGGGCATACCTCTGTATTAAATGAAAAGGTAAACATCAATTTCAGCGGTTCATTTGACCCATACTACACCCAGGTGCGCGACTCTATTACCAACGGCCGGCTACAAAACTATATCAGGCGCGTTAACCGCTTTAGCTGGCAGCAAGGCAAATTTCCGCTGCTTCAATCGTTTAGTTTTTCGGCAAGCGGCAGCTTAAACCCGGCAACCTTCCATCCAAAAGCTACGGTGCCGGTGGGCAACACCCTGCAAACTATGGACCCCAACCAGGCCCAAAGGCTTGCCATGATAAACAGCGACCCAGGGGCATATATCGATTTTAATATCCCTTGGAATATATCGTTAAACTACAGCTTTAATTACAATAACAACATTATCAACACATCATCCAGCAATACCATAATGCTAAGCGGGGATGTAAGCCTGACCGATAAGTGGAAGATACAATACAACACCAACTACGACCTTAAACTGGGTAAGCTATCTGATGCTACATCGTTTGCCATATATCGCGACCTGCATTGCTGGGACCTCTCAATCCAGTGGCTGCCATTTGGTTTTTATAAATCCTACAATGTTACATTAAAGGTCAAGGCTTCGATATTGCAGGATCTGAAATTGAGCAAACGCAGCGATTACACAAACAACGCAGGCTTTTATTAG
- a CDS encoding ribonuclease Z has protein sequence MKFEVTILGSSSATPIFNRNPTAQVLNINEKLYLVDCAEGTQQQMLRFDVKASRIDYIFISHLHGDHYLGLVGLLSSMHLNGRKKALKIFCPPPLKEIIDLQLKYSETTLNYPVEFVFTDAATKGVILENQDIFVETIPLDHRIPCTGFLFRQKKRLKKLIKERVEELQIPIPYYAALKKGNDYQSPDGTVYQNNTLTMEPPEPKSYAYISDTLYSDKYLAYITPVTLLYHEATFLNDMLDRANQTHHTTALQAGEAAIKVKAEKLIIGHFSARYKTLNELLEEVQSVFPNTELAVEGKTFVISE, from the coding sequence ATGAAATTTGAAGTTACAATACTGGGCAGCAGCTCTGCAACTCCTATTTTTAACAGGAACCCCACAGCGCAGGTACTCAATATAAACGAGAAACTTTATCTGGTTGACTGCGCTGAGGGCACTCAGCAGCAAATGCTGAGGTTTGATGTTAAAGCCAGCCGTATCGATTATATTTTTATCAGTCACCTGCACGGCGACCATTACCTGGGGCTGGTAGGCCTGCTATCGTCAATGCACCTTAACGGCCGCAAAAAGGCCCTGAAAATATTTTGCCCGCCGCCTTTAAAGGAAATAATAGACCTTCAACTAAAATATTCTGAAACTACTTTGAACTATCCGGTTGAGTTTGTTTTTACAGACGCGGCCACAAAAGGGGTGATCTTAGAAAATCAGGACATTTTTGTAGAGACCATACCGCTTGACCACCGCATACCCTGTACGGGTTTTTTATTCAGACAAAAAAAACGGTTAAAAAAACTGATAAAAGAGCGGGTAGAAGAACTGCAAATACCGATACCATATTATGCAGCGCTAAAAAAAGGTAATGACTACCAGTCGCCTGATGGTACGGTTTACCAGAACAATACCCTCACGATGGAACCGCCCGAACCAAAATCATACGCCTATATATCAGATACCCTTTACAGCGACAAGTACCTGGCGTATATAACGCCGGTTACACTGCTTTACCACGAGGCCACCTTTTTAAACGATATGCTTGACCGGGCTAACCAAACGCACCACACCACCGCGTTACAGGCCGGCGAAGCGGCTATAAAAGTAAAAGCCGAAAAGTTGATCATCGGCCATTTTTCGGCACGTTACAAAACCTTGAATGAGTTGTTAGAAGAAGTCCAAAGCGTTTTCCCCAACACAGAACTTGCCGTTGAAGGGAAGACGTTTGTAATTAGCGAATAG